The sequence below is a genomic window from Acidobacteriota bacterium.
CAGACCTGGGATGTGGTGGGCAACGAGACCAGCTTCTTCATCCGCGACGCCAGCAATGGCTCGACTCTGCCTTTCCGCATCTTTCCCGGCGCTAACAACAGTAGCCTGGTCATCGCCTCCGACAACGACATCGGCATCGGCGTCACGACCCCCGATCCCGACGTGCGAGTGCACATCCAGGCCAACACCAGCTCGAATTTCGGCGGACTGCGGGTGGAGAACTCGGGTACGGGCAATATCCAGACTCAATTCGCCGGCAATAGCTGGGAATGGCGGCAGACCTTCCGTTCCGGCGACATGATCTTCGACTCCCAGGAGGACGGCGCCAACGAGTGGGAGCTGGACACCGCCGGCAACGTCACCGCCACCTCCTTCAACCCCACCTCCGACCGCAACTTGAAGCAGGGCTTCGTCCCGGTCGATTCGAGCCAGATCCTCGAGCGGCTGGCGGCCATCCCGGTGACCCAGTGGAGCTACCTCCACGACACCGAGAGCACCCAGCACATCGGACCGGTGGCCCAGGACTTCTACGCCGCCTTCGGCGTCGGAGCCGACGACCGCCACATCTCCACCACCGACGCCGACGGCGTCGCCTTCGCCGCTATCCAGGCCCTCTACCAGCGCCTGCTGGAGAAGGAAGCGGAGATCGAAGCCCTCAAGGCTCAGAATCAGGTGCTGCTCGATCTGCAGCAGCGTCTCGAGGCCCTCGAAGCCTCGGCTCCCTGAGCCCCACCCTCCCACCGGCGAGACGAGAACGGTCCGGCGAGCACGGACCGTTCTCGGTCTCGCCGAGTCTGTCGGGCCGTGCCCTTGCGAGCCTGCACTCCCGCGGAAACCGGCGCTGCCGAGCCGAATCCGCCGCGGAAGGCCGCAGCTCCAGCGCACCAACCTTGTTGGATCAGAACCCGACCGGCTGAAGAAGGTATCTCGAATCTCCGGAAAGGAATGTTGGAATGATCTGTTCTCGTCTGCGCCTCGCTCTCGTCCTCATCGTCGCCCTCGGCGCCGCCGCCCTGACCGGCAGCGGCACCGCCGAAGCTCAAATCACCGGCTCTCAGGCCATGGCCTCCGTTGACGCTGCTCCCGACGGCCTGCACTTCAGCCCCGACGCGGCAGCCCTACCCTGGCCTGTCGCCGGCTGGACCCTCACCGTCGGCGGACCGGACGGTTTCTACCAGCGCCAGAGCTTCGACGCCAACGCCGCGCCGGCCCTATTCGTCGCCGGGCTGGTGGACGGCGAGTACACCTGGAGGCTGCAGGCCAATCCGCAGCTCGA
It includes:
- a CDS encoding tail fiber domain-containing protein, with the protein product FDCPTTGLSFGSDTIRLKENSLRIHFEDTSVGSFPSTDWRIIANDSASGGLNRYSIEDASASRIPFTIEGGAPSNSLYVDDGGRVGFGTSVPVVDLHVKDGDSPGLRLEQDSSSGFGPQTWDVVGNETSFFIRDASNGSTLPFRIFPGANNSSLVIASDNDIGIGVTTPDPDVRVHIQANTSSNFGGLRVENSGTGNIQTQFAGNSWEWRQTFRSGDMIFDSQEDGANEWELDTAGNVTATSFNPTSDRNLKQGFVPVDSSQILERLAAIPVTQWSYLHDTESTQHIGPVAQDFYAAFGVGADDRHISTTDADGVAFAAIQALYQRLLEKEAEIEALKAQNQVLLDLQQRLEALEASAP